AGCAAACAGCATTCACCCTCATAAAAACAGGCGATCAAAACACCGATCGGCGTCCAGTATCTCTGGAAGCTAAGGGTATTCGGGAGGTCTTCGTCACGGTTGCTTTCGTTGCGGAGCAAGTCGTTTACCCGCTTGACGTACACGTACTTTTGCAGATCTCCGTCATGCTGCTTCAAAAACCATCTGCTAGCACGGCGATAAGAGGAATCATCCGGAGAGATCTGCTTCAAATATTTTTCCGGATGTTGTTCCTTCTGTATCAGGTCAACAAAGTGCCGGATGTCCTCTTGTTCGGTCCCATGGGTTAACGGCTTGCAAACTTTGCATTCTCTGAAACCGAAGGAGACGAGATCAAATAATCTTTTGGAAAAGACGGTGTTCTGCCTCTGGGGAGGTGTAGCGCTGCAGCCAAAGCGGCATGCGATGCCAGTTGTCGTCACGCCGATATAAAAGCCGGCGTTTTCATCCTTCCTCAGCAGTTTTTCGTAAAGGGCAGCATGCTTATCGTTTTCTGGTTCAATATAGTCATACCGTTTCTGAAGCATAGGATTCACCAAAAGCAAATCATTGCCTTGATGCAGTTCGTTAAACCGCTTGATCTGATTCATCTCATCACTCACCTCTTCATTATTCTGCCCTCATTCTATCAGCTTTCATCGGTGTAAATCGTCCTCATTCTTGCTCTTATGGTCTTACTCGCCCTGTAAAAAAAGACATGCCCTTTATCCAGGGTATGCCATTACTTATTCTTATTAATATCAGGGTTGGCCTCCATAATGGCATTAGCGGTGTCCCATACAGCCGGCAAAAAGCTGATCACTTCCTGTGCCCTGTCAAAAATATCTCTTGTGGTAGCTATACCTAAATCAGCGAGGAGTTCGGTAAACGCAGGAGCCAGTGATTCCTGCAAATCAGGCGGGGCGTCTGCTGTAAGAATCGTTCGGCATCGCGCAAACGTGGCTGCAATCCAAAATACAGCTTCACGATGAAAACCGTCCTGAATCAGTTTCCTGCTTCCATCAATGGCGATCGGACGGGCGATTTTCGTAATATCTGTACTGAAAAAGAACGGCGTCCTGGAGACCGCCGCTGCACCATCAAAGGTTTCTTCAAGGTTGGCTAGGTGGTGCTCCACTTTTTCAGAAGTAAAATGCTCACAGCCGAGCAGCCTCAATAGATCCGTATAAAACC
This genomic stretch from Fictibacillus marinisediminis harbors:
- a CDS encoding methylated-DNA--[protein]-cysteine S-methyltransferase, which produces MNQIKRFNELHQGNDLLLVNPMLQKRYDYIEPENDKHAALYEKLLRKDENAGFYIGVTTTGIACRFGCSATPPQRQNTVFSKRLFDLVSFGFRECKVCKPLTHGTEQEDIRHFVDLIQKEQHPEKYLKQISPDDSSYRRASRWFLKQHDGDLQKYVYVKRVNDLLRNESNRDEDLPNTLSFQRYWTPIGVLIACFYEGECCLLEFMDRRALETELVFLKKRLKAHLKKRSSPLSRQLGVELQEYFSGSRREFSVPVASIGTEFQVQTWKALKDIPYGTTRSYKGQAEHLGRPKAVRAVANANGKNRICILIPCHRVIGDNGDLRGYAGGLERKQFLLELENNRSLQ